A genome region from Meriones unguiculatus strain TT.TT164.6M chromosome 2, Bangor_MerUng_6.1, whole genome shotgun sequence includes the following:
- the Il22 gene encoding interleukin-22 has translation MAVLQKSMIFSLMGTLATSWLLLIALWAQEAEALPITSHCKLDASKFEPYITNRTFMMAKEASLADNNTDVRLIGDELFRGVSTEDRCYLMKQVLNFTVGEVLLPQSDSFQPYMKEVVSFLEMLSNELRTCHISGNDQHIQKNVQTLKETVKTLGEGGEIKAIGEVDLLFMSLRNACV, from the exons ATGGCCGTTCTGCAGAAGTCTATGATCTTTTCCCTTATGGGGACTTTGGCCACCAGCTGGCTGCTTCTCATTGCCCTGTgggcccaggaggcagaggcactgcCCATCACTTCCCACTGCAAGCTTGATGCGTCCAAGTTCGAGCCATACATCACCAACCGCACCTTCATGATGGCCAAGGAG GCTAGCCTTGCAGATAACAACACAGATGTCCGGCTCATTGGAGACGAACTGTTCCGAGGAGTCAGC ACTGAGGACCGATGCTACCTGATGAAGCAGGTGCTCAACTTTACCGTTGGAGAAGTTTTGCTCCCACAGTCAGACAGCTTCCAGCCCTACATGAAGGAGGTGGTCTCCTTCCTGGAGATGCTAAGCAACGAGCTCAGGACTTGT CACATCAGTGGTAATGACCAGCACATCCAGAAGAATGTACAGACGCTGAAGGAAACAGTAAAAACG CTCGGAGAGGGTGGAGAGATCAAAGCGATCGGGGAAGTGGATCTGCTGTTTATGTCCCTGAGAAACGCCTGTGTCTAA